Proteins from one Anopheles nili chromosome 2, idAnoNiliSN_F5_01, whole genome shotgun sequence genomic window:
- the LOC128721928 gene encoding jerky protein homolog-like has protein sequence MESAQVRAKRKKYVLTLQQKLALINRFESGETVLLLAREYNIGSQTVRDIIKQKKKIREFLVLCNGKTAQMKRKSMKMSSFEELDSAMIDWYNSRERAGKLITSAMVVEHAKALHKTLGFESQFNASAGWLSRFKNRYGITGEHQQPADRTENPTHPEQFREQFRQLMEAESWLPDQVYNVDEVGLFWKWFSSKTSTMRQESIEKMKKSYNERVTLLCCANAAGTHKLRPIIVGKTRHPHTLKGGQQLPVDYYVSKGATMSRDIFHRWFETSWIPEVREFLIGKGLPPKAVLLLDTASFHPDETELRSDDGNMVAKFIPANIANLIQPMQQGILSLVKQNYSNGLVKALQDTDANSWTLLDAVQCIENAWSSVTSNDVVMSWNKIIPTDDKQWSSHPEKSLKCEDVQEYHPIDQSTLEEWLDVNKDEASNDNDVEIAIDFASTNYESSECDPSEAKSANRRIEPFVALQSVECLLGCVDRNWLEYEEKMSLRQIQADVQKLMKTLENRTSKTTVIPRETV, from the coding sequence ATGGAATCTGCTCAAGTAAGAGCCAAGCGTAAGAAATACGTTCTCACGCTCCAACAAAAACTTGCACTTATCAATCGATTCGAAAGCGGCGAAACCGTACTATTGTTGGCCCGCGAGTATAATATAGGGTCACAGACAGTACGGGATATTAttaaacagaagaaaaagataagGGAGTTCTTAGTCCTCTGTAACGGTAAAACGGCACAGATGAAGCGAAAATCAATGAAGATGTCCTCGTTCGAAGAGCTTGATTCTGCCATGATTGACTGGTATAACAGCAGGGAAAGAGCTGGTAAACTAATCACAAGTGCGATGGTTGTAGAACACGCCAAAGCCTTGCACAAAACCTTAGGTTTCGAAAGTCAATTCAATGCCTCGGCTGGTTGGCTCAGTAGATTTAAGAATCGATACGGAATCACAGGAGAGCATCAACAACCTGCCGATAGAACAGAAAACCCCACGCATCCGGAACAATTTCGCGAACAGTTTCGGCAACTGATGGAGGCGGAATCCTGGCTACCCGATCAAGTATACAACGTAGATGAGGTTGGGCTGTTCTGGAAATGGTTTTCGTCGAAGACCTCTACCATGCGTCAGGAAAgcattgaaaaaatgaaaaaatcgTATAATGAACGAGTCACGCTGCTTTGCTGTGCAAATGCTGCGGGAACACACAAGCTGCGACCGATCATCGTCGGAAAGACGAGACATCCGCATACGTTAAAAGGGGGACAGCAACTTCCAGTGGACTATTACGTGAGCAAGGGAGCGACCATGAGCCGAGACATCTTTCATCGTTGGTTCGAAACTAGCTGGATTCCGGAGGTACGCGAATTTCTAATCGGCAAGGGGTTGCCCCCGAAAGCAGTTCTTCTACTTGACACGGCTTCATTTCATCCAGACGAAACCGAACTGCGTTCGGATGATGGAAATATGGTGGCTAAGTTTATTCCGGCCAATATTGCAAACCTCATCCAACCGATGCAACAAGGAATCTTGTCGCtggtaaaacaaaactacagCAACGGGTTAGTGAAAGCCCTTCAAGACACGGACGCCAATAGTTGGACATTGCTAGACGCTGTACAGTGCATTGAAAACGCGTGGTCTAGTGTAACGTCGAACGATGTCGTAATGTCATGGAACAAGATCATCCCCACCGATGACAAGCAATGGTCATCACACCCGGAAAAGTCTTTAAAGTGTGAGGACGTTCAGGAATATCATCCTATCGATCAGTCCACCTTAGAAGAATGGCTGGATGTCAACAAGGATGAAGCTTCCAACGATAATGACGTCGAAATAGCTATTGACTTTGCGTCCACGAATTATGAAAGTAGCGAATGCGATCCTTCAGAAGCAAAAAGCGCTAATAGAAGGATTGAGCCCTTTGTCGCATTGCAGTCTGTAGAATGTCTGTTAGGATGTGTCGACCGAAATTGGCTTGAGTATGAAGAAAAGATGTCACTTAGACAGATACAGGCAGATGTTCAAAAGCTGATGAAAACCCTAGAAAACAGAACAAGCAAAACCACAGTCATTCCTAGGGAAACTGTTTAG
- the LOC128731600 gene encoding kelch-like protein 10, protein MIGEFRVSRADTSSSSCSTASISSVSLKPKRCISYMTMQTLYDMRLSETLCDASIVLPENGYEFRIHRVIVGSCSEYFRILFTTSVPSEKYHVEIPGIPGCIMEEIIRYAYLRECELSEQTVFDVYAAADFLLINSLTEHCSVYILDRMRLDNCVTIMQFGRQRASKKLYDSARMFILRNFPKLAQASSSENELLRLEVDDICELLADDLLNVREEDIVWEFILRWIELDPARRSKYIQRLMKTVRFGLLNTEYFLEKIKENQYVLMCEDTKPMVIEALTFLYDLEMISTKAMKEMKTPAIATPRLPHEVIFTMGGWGEGQSQSIIETYDTRADRWIKIPNEDPGGPRAYYGAAYIGRYLYFIGGYDGVEQFNTCRRFDMVQKDWHEIAPMHCRRCYVSVVALDGLIYAMGGYNGSNRHNSVERYDPRTNQWTLIAPMGSLRSDADACTLNGMIYICGGFNGHECLNTAEMYDPTANTWSPLPPMLHRRSGVSCATLGESIYVVGGFNGLSRLNSCERYEPVMRRWIACKEMYHQRSNFGLEVIDDMLFAIGGYDGVSAIAYVECYGPDTNEWLEATDLSMMRSAFRAVTVAGLSNVQDYVHSNKENLINELNEHRQALRANTGMGSASVSGSDIEDNEEID, encoded by the exons ATGATCGGCGAGTTTCGAGTATCTCGCGCGGACACCTCATCATCGTCCTGCTCAACGGCATCGATCTCGAGCGTATCGTTGAAACCGAAACGATGCATTAGCTACATGACAATGCAAACACTGTATGACATGCGGCTTAGTGAAACGCTCTGCGACGCCTCCATTGTGCTCCCCGAGAATGGCTACGAGTTTCGGATACACCGGGTCATCGTGGGTTCGTGCAGCGAATACTTCCG CATCCTGTTTACGACGTCCGTCCCAAGCGAGAAGTACCACGTGGAGATTCCTGGTATTCCCGGATGCATAATGGAGGAGATCATACGTTATGCGTATCTGCGAGAGTGCGAACTTTCTGAACAGACCGTCTTCGATGTGTATGCCGCGGCGGATTTCCTGTTAATTAACAGCCTCACAGAGCACTGCTCCGTGTACATCCTGGATCGGATGCGGCTGGACAACTGCGTAACGATTATGCAGTTCGGCAG ACAACGGGCCTCTAAAAAACTGTACGACTCGGCCAGAATGTTCATCTTGCGAAACTTTCCCAAGCTAGCCCAGGCGTCTTCAAGTGAAAATGAGTTGCTGCGGCTGGAAGTGGACGATATTTGCGAGCTGTTGGCCGACGATTTACTGAATGTCCGCGAAGAAGACATCGTGTGGGAGTTTATACTACGCTGGATTGAGCTGGACCCAGCTAGGCGAAGCAAATACATACAGAGGCTCATGAAGACTGTCCGATTTGGACTGTTAAACACAGAG TACTTCCTGGAAAAAATCAAAGAGAACCAATACGTCCTGATGTGCGAGGATACCAAGCCAATGGTTATCGAAGCGTTAACGTTTCTTTACGATCTTGAAATGATCAGCACAAAGGCGATGAAAGAG ATGAAAACTCCCGCCATTGCTACGCCTCGGTTGCCGCACGAAGTCATTTTTACCATGGGTGGCTGGGGCGAGGGCCAGTCGCAGTCTATTATCGAAACGTACGACACACGAGCTGACCGTTGGATAAAGATTCCGAATGAGGATCCGGGCGGTCCACGGGCTTACTACGGCGCGGCCTACATTGGTCGGTATCTATACTTCATTGGAGGGTACGATGGCGTGGAGCAATTCAACACATGCCGCCGCTTCGACATGGTCCAGAAGGACTGGCACGAG ATCGCTCCGATGCATTGCCGGCGGTGCTACGTGAGTGTAGTCGCACTAGATGGCCTGATCTACGCTATGGGTGGATACAATGGATCGAATCGACACAATTCCGTCGAGCGGTACGATCCCCGGACCAACCAGTGGACATTGATCGCTCCGATGGGTTCTCTGCGTTCCGACGCCGACGCCTGCACGTTAAACGGCATGATCTACATCTGCGGGGGCTTTAATGGGCATGAATGTCTCAATACGGCCGAAATGTATGATCCGACCGCGAACACGTGGTCGCCACTTCCGCCCATGCTGCACCGTCGATCAGGCGTCTCATGTGCAACCTTGGGCGAATCGATCTACGTCGTCGGTGGTTTTAATGGGCTGAGCCGATTGAACAGCTGCGAGCGGTACGAGCCTGTAATGCGTCGTTGGATCGCGTGCAAGGAAATGTACCACCAGCGGAGCAACTTTGGTTTGGAAGTGATCGACGACATGCTGTTCGCGATCGGTGGCTACGATGGCGTGAGTGCGATCGCATATGTCGAATGTTACGGTCCGGACACGAACGAATGGCTCGAGGCGACCGATCTGAGCATGATGCGGTCCGCATTCCGAGCCGTCACTGTGGCCGGACTGTCAAACGTGCAGGACTACGTGCATTCCAACAAGGAAAATCTAATCAACGAACTGAACGAACACCGGCAGGCGTTGCGTGCCAACACTGGAATGGGATCGGCGTCGGTGTCGGGGAGCGATATCGAGGATAATGAGGAGATCGATTAG
- the LOC128721931 gene encoding uncharacterized protein LOC128721931 — translation MLDGREEFMGMYIQTPQSLVKQQDTRQPINNNNASYANRNDNSNGYNSLATAIPNSQRTDGGWDHFAYCTKNTASKDGFLEQQQGKEKNVALHLAQPKEEAISNAAPFGIKERETNFKQIMEEPVQQCLVAAKPAVVAFEELEGPQAKNHRRPMNAFLMFCKRHRAVVSLHYPHKENRFITKVLGDWWKQLTEEDKQPYEDLAKEHKTKFISANPGFRWCKQEKMDAPAYHVQNSVELTSSSATVKTEVPDFLREQHESSMEAAESLVKMAQGVGLPPMTTFKLADETQMGSLSALYTARPAGSSWKTGFTSDASKLPEHNYSEPCKEFNNQLHNQERPLVHNISAVDQPGQRQSFCSQSRPKAEWAYRYEKSISDAPSTDGKTAAGVQTAVAVAVDVEQGYPRASRSCKGKRYREFMHQQFKNSSVSSVRKTQQKRSTPATTLGTSVNCIVAQDAHGVTDTCGMNDPSASSMLLPAQVDFNALTKELDAKIHNLPCMDIADFLSKKKDEKKRKKPYALSPKAWKNKVPASSLPKKSIPFPMVAEAARPATTPVELPTISVSSPPPPVVVPAVITQSPAKIVGCRKRKAPKENITRNPDPSVLERQPIKCGPPDNGYQLPSAIINKLSTST, via the exons ATGTTGGACGGTAGGGAAGAATTTATGGGTATGTACATACAAACGCCCCAGTCCCTCGTGAAGCAACAGGACACCAGACAacccatcaacaacaacaacgccaGCTACGCCAATCGGAACGACAACAGCAACGGCTACAATAGTCTAGCAACTGCAATACCAAACTCCCAGCGAACCGACGGTGGATGGGACCATTTTGCTTACTGCACAAAAAATACTGCTTCCAAGGATGGATTCCTTGAACAGCAGCAGGGGAAAGAGAAGAATGTCGCCCTACACCTCGCTCAGCCCAAAGAGGAAGCGATATCGAACGCTGCTCCGTTTGGAATCAAAGAACGTGAGACGAACTTCAAACAAATCATGGAAGAACCGGTGCAGCAATGTCTTGTCGCAGCGAAGCCTGCGGTCGTTGCTTTCGAAGAGCTAGAAGGACCTCAGGCCAAAAATCACCGGCGCCCGATGAATGCGTTTCTGATGTTCTGCAAGCGGCACCGAGCCGTGGTGAGCCTGCACTACCCGCACAAGGAGAACCG ATTTATCACCAAAGTGCTTGGGGACTGGTGGAAGCAGCTCACTGAGGAAGATAAGCAACCGTACGAGGACCTTGCGAAGGAG CACAAGACCAAGTTCATATCCGCTAACCCGGGCTTTCGGTGGTGCAAGCAGGAAAAAATGGACGCTCCAGCA TATCATGTACAAAACAGCGTCGAGTTGACTTCTTCGTCGGCGACAGTGAAGACCGAAGTACCTGATTTTCTGCGCGAACAGCACGAGAGCAGCATGGAGGCTGCTGAATCGCTAGTGAAAATGGCACAAGGCGTTGGACTTCCACCAATGACCACATTTAAGTTAGCTGACGAAACGCAGATGGGAAGTCTGAGCGCGCTATACACCGCGAGGCCAGCAGGGTCGTCATGGAAAACTG GTTTCACATCTGACGCATCTAAATTGCCGGAGCACAACTATTCCGAGCCGTGCAAGGAGTTTAATAACCAACTTCATAACCAGGAACGGCCATTAGTGCACAATATCAGTGCCGTTGACCAACCGGGCCAGCGACAGTCCTTTTGCTCTCAATCACGCCCAAAAGCAGAATGGGCTTACCGTTATGAGAAGTCCATCTCAGATGCTCCATCCACCGACGGTAAGACAGCCGCAGGAGTGCAGACTGCGGTGGCTGTAGCGGTCGATGTAGAGCAGGGATATCCTCGTGCCTCACGATCGTGTAAGGGCAAGCGATATCGGGAATTCATGCACCAACAGTTTAAAAATTCGTCAGTTTCGTCCGTGCGCAAAACGCAACAGAAACGTTCTACTCCTGCGACGACTCTTGGCACCTCGGTGAACTGTATTGTTGCCCAAGACGCACACGGAGTGACCGACACATGTGGTATGAACGATCCAAGTGCCTCTAGTATGCTGCTTCCGGCGCAGGTGGATTTTAACGCGTTGACAAAAGAGCTGGACGCCAAGATTCACAACTTGCCGTGTATGGATATAgcggattttctttccaagAAGAAGGATGAAAAGAAGCGTAAGAAACCCTACG CTTTGTCTCCAAAAGCCTGGAAAAACAAAGTGCCAGCATCCTCACTACCAAAGAAGAGCATTCCTTTCCCGATGGTAGCGGAGGCTGCCAGACCTGCTACCACACCGGTCGAACTTCCAACAATCTCCGTCTCATCGCCTCCGCCTCCTGTCGTTGTTCCCGCGGTGATCACACAGTCACCTGCCAAAATCGTTGGCTGCCGAAAGCGCAAAGCgccgaaggaaaacatcaCGCGTAATCCCGATCCATCGGTGCTCGAACGGCAGCCTATCAAATGTGGTCCACCCGACAATGGCTATCAGCTGCCATCAGCCATCATCAACAAGCTTTCGACTTCGACCTAG
- the LOC128721936 gene encoding cartilage-associated protein-like yields the protein MAMRKRLNWKLHALLAVCWCLLASAIEAQTIDGTTDVSDSFDEQAGQSNDTDPPEDGSSFLEQYEQGVQAYLSNEWEDCVYFLERALEGYRTYYESVANCRIECEYAARDVKHRGDFLHGTNVDNLQHYELILRRTLCLSKCARKYAIYRYLPFSEDFDGHYMDIFQELKTYPYLYACYVKSNRVTLAASASYTYLVRFPEDAMMKKNFEQAIDLPGIDRDEIHDLEEKKFVNLLIGGIVDEQEKKWELAIEQLERSVMQFIFDENQCRAFCEGEFDHGFLPDFITAIGNHFTNALYCKRNCTTNMGMVRGKYYESLFPRHYRHLQSAYYHIQKYEESYRAGMSYLLFHADDLEMPEALKLIEAEATGNVTAIFFKPRREAIEYNDRMLYEEKLVSFIKQEFDQFVEDGSGSDSDEYLMDDGSGLEERDTTMFGEADEEKISESGQDSQAVEDESNELYPNESTGYSDHDEL from the exons ATGGCTATGCGCAAGCGTCTAAATTGGAAGCTTCACGCCTTGCTGGCAGTGTGCTGGTGTTTGCTTGCGTCTGCGATCGAGGCCCAAACGATCGACGGGACGACGGACGTTTCCGATTCCTTTGACGAGCAGGCTGGTCAGTCTAACGACACAGATCCACCGGAAGATGGCAGCAGTTTTCTCGAGCAATATGAGCAGGGTGTACAGGCGTACCTTTCGAACGAATGGGAGGACTGCGTGTACTTTCTGGAGCGAGCGCTTGAGGGCTACCGGACGTATTACGAGTCGGTGGCAAACTGTCGGATCGAGTGCGAGTACGCAGCCCGGGACGTGAAACACCGGGGTGACTTCCTGCACGGTACCAACGTGGACAACTTGCAGCACTACGAGCTGATCTTGCGGCGGACGCTCTGTTTGTCGAAATGCGCACGCAAGTACGCGATCTACCGGTACCTGCCCTTCAGCGAGGACTTCGATGGCCACTACATGGACATCTTCCAGGAGCTGAAGACTTACCCGTATCTGTACGCATGCTACGTGAAG TCAAACCGGGTCACTCTGGCGGCGTCGGCCTCGTACACCTACTTGGTGAGGTTCCCCGAGGAtgcgatgatgaagaaaaacttcGAACAAGCCATCGACTTGCCCGGTATCGATCGGGACGAGATTCACGATTTAGAGGAAAAG AAATTTGTGAATCTGCTCATCGGTGGGATCGTCGacgagcaggaaaagaaatgggaactcgcgatcgagcagctcgagcgctCGGTGATGCAGTTCATCTTCGACGAAAACCAATGTCGGGCGTTCTGCGAGGGAGAATTCGATCACGGGTTCCTGCCCGACTTCATTACCGCGATCGGAA ATCATTTTACGAACGCGTTGTACTGCAAACGGAACTGCACCACAAACATGGGCATGGTGCGAGGGAAGTACTACGAAAGTTTGTTCCCGCGGCACTATCGACACCTGCAGAGCGCTTATTACCATATCCAGAAGTACGAAGAATCCTACCGAGCGGGGATGAGCTATCTGCTCTTCCACGCGGACGATCTCGAAATGCCGGAAGCGCTAAAACTAATAGAAGCAGAGGCAACGGGCAACGTGACGGCGATCTTCTTTAAACCTCGACGG GAAGCGATCGAGTACAACGATCGGATGCTTTACGAGGAGAAGCTGGTGAGCTTTATAAAGCAAGAGTTTGATCAATTTGTGGAAGACGGTTCTGGATCCGATAGCGATGAATACCTAATGGACGATGGATCTGGGCTGGAGGAACGAGATACTACAATGTTCGGTGAAGCAGACGAAGAGAAGATCAGTGAATCCGGGCAG GACTCTCAAGCAGTGGAAGACGAAAGCAACGAACTATACCCAAATGAATCGACCGGCTACAGCGATCACGACGAGTTGTAG